From the genome of Streptomyces sp. V2I9:
CGGCTCGGGCTTCTACTCCTTCCTGGAGGACGTCACCGAGGTCTCCGTGGACACCCCTTACGGCAAGCCGAGCGACTCGGTCTTCCTGGGCGAGCTCGGCGGCCGGAAGGTCGCCTTCCTGCCCCGCCACGGACGCGGCCACCACCTGCCGCCGCACCGCATCAACTACCGGGCCAACCTGTGGGCGCTGCGCTCCGTAGGAGTCCGGCAGGTGCTCGGGCCGTGCGCGGTGGGCGGGCTGCGCCCGGAGTTCGGACCGGGCACCCTGCTCGTCCCCGATCAGCTGGTGGACCGCACCAGGACCCGCGTGCAGACCTTCTACGACGGTGAGCCCCGGCTCGACGGAACCGTGCCCAACGTCGTGCATCTGGGCTTCGCCGACCCGTACTGCCCCGAGGGCCGCAAGGCGGCGCTCGCGGCGGCTCGCGGACGGGAGTGGGAGCCGGTGGACGGCGGCACTCTGGTGGTGGTCGAGGGCCCCCGGTTCTCGACGCGCGCGGAGTCGCGCTGGCACGCGGCGATGGGCTGGTCGGTCGTGGGCATGACAGGGCACCCGGAGGCGGTCCTCGCCCGTGAGCTGGGACTCTGCTACACCACGATGACCCTGGTGACCGATCTGGACGCGGGGGCCGAGGCGGGCGAGGGCGTCTCGCACGAGGAAGTGCTCCAGGTGTTCGCGGCCAACGTGGACCGGCTCCGCTCGGTCCTGTTCGACGCGGTGGCGGGACTGCCGAAGACGGAAAGCCGCGACTGCGCCTGCGCCCGTGCGCTGGACGGGATCGATACGGGGATCGCGCTGCCGTAGCGGGGACCGCAGCGGGTCTGCGTGACGCGTCGGCGTGACGCGTCGGCACAGGCGGGCGTCGTGATGTGTCGGCACGGGCGGGGGTCGTGATGTGTCGGCGCGGGGCTTCAGTGCGGGGCCCCGGTGCGGGGCGGTCCGCCTGTCTGCCTGTCTGCCTGTCTGCCGCACCAGGTGCTGTCGCAGGCTGCCGCGCCGGACGCCGTAGCGGGTTGCCGCCTCCCCTCCGGACGGGGCGGGACCGGGCCGGACCGGGGGCCCTCACCGGATCGGGTGACGGTTTTTTCCCCATCCCAGAGGCTGTCCACAGGCCTCAGCGGGATCTGCTCGGACCGTGGAAAGTAAGGGGAGTTCGGCCGGATCAACCGGAACGGACTCCCCTTTTCCTGCTTCCCGGCGCTTCTCCTTTGCGCACGTTCCTGCTTTTCTGCGCTTCTCCTTGCGCACGTCGGCCCGATCCCAGGTGGTGCCATGTCCCGGTCCTCGTCTCCGCCCACGCCCGCGTCCGCTTCGCCCCTCCCCTCCACCCCCTCCTGGTGCGCGCACGCGGGGCAGCGCTCCCCCGCCGTCTCGGCATCTCCTACCGGCTCCCCTCCCGCTTCCGCCTTCGGGGGACGCGGTGAACCGCCGCCCCGGCCGCCGTCGCCGGTGCCCGCACCGTGCGGGGTGGGGCCGTTCGCTCCGCTGCGGGTGCGGGGCGGTGGCCCGGACCGGCTCCGCCGGATGCTGCGCCGCCAGCGGCGCGCGGCCGCGACGGGTCTCGCGCTGGCGGGAGCGGCACTGGCCACCACGGGCCTCAGCGGCGCCGACGGGGAGGCCCGGCTGTCGGCGACGGCTCCGCCGGGGGCCGGCCGGGCGTCCGTGCGGCTGGTGTCCGCCCCGGTGCGGGTCGCGGACCCGGAGACGGTGCGGCTGCTGCGACCGGGCGACCGGGTCGATGTGATCGCGGTCGGTGACGCGGGCGGCGAAGCACGGGTGGTGGCCCGTGGGGCGCGGGTGGCGAAGGTGCCGGCGTCCGGAGCGGGAGCGGGGGCGGGGGCCGGTGAGGACACGGTGGACGATGGCGTCGTATCGGGGCCGGGGGCCGGGGCGCGTGCCGGGACGCTGGTGGTGTTGTCCGTGGAGCGGTCGACGGCCACGGCGCTGCTGGGCGCGGGGGTTTCGGGGCGGCTCGCCGTGGCGGTGTCGGATGGGCACTGATGGGAAGGGGCCCACTGTGGCGTGTCCGCCGTTCACCGACGGAAAGGGGCTCGCAGGTGGGCTGGAGGACGTCCAGCCGACCCGGACCGGCCTTGGGCGGCGGCCCCGCCGACCGGCCCTGCCCGTTCCCGCGCGGCGGTCCGGGCGGTGCCGACAGGGCCGTCGCTCCGAGCCCGCGCGAGGGCGGGTGACTCGCCGGGCCGCCCGTCAGATGTGGTGGGGCGGCTTCTCGTCCAGGAAACGCGCCAGATCTGCGGCGCTGCCGCCGGCCGGAGGCCGCTCGCCCCATCCCTGGTCCGTATCGTCCGCCGACTGCCGGTCCAGCGGATCGTCGAAGATCAGAACCGGTTTGGGCTTCGGTTCGCGGGGCTGCCGATCCTGCGGCTGCTGCTCCTGTTGCTTCGCATCGCGCGGTCGGGGGGCGGGGGCGGCACTCATATCTCCAGGGTACGGCGGCCCACCGCGAGGGGTGGGCCGCCGTAGGTCCGGGGAGGCGGAGGCCGGCGGACTTCGGATCGAGGACCCACGAGCCGGGCACGACGAGGGACGAGAAGGAAGGCGGACGCGGTCGGCCCCCTTCGGCCGTACCGGTGCTACCCGGCGTCCACGCGTCGGTCAGGACCGTCAACCGTAGGGGCGGGGATGCGCTGACCTAGAGGAGGGGTGGGCGGGGGGCCGGAGGGTGGGGGACGGGCTTGCGCGGGGGCGCGCAGGGACCGATCCGGGCGGATGCTTCACAGCGGCGGCCGGTCCGAGCGGGTGACTGAAGGCGGCGGCCGATCCGAGCGGGGGCTTGCGCGCCGGGTTCGTGCCGCCGGTACGTTCGCAGCGCATCGGTCCGCGTTCTCGCGGGCCCCTACCCGACCGGAGGAGCCGCACGATGACATCCGTGGACCCTGGGGGACCCGTGGAGCCGAAGAACACCGAC
Proteins encoded in this window:
- a CDS encoding S-methyl-5'-thioadenosine phosphorylase, with product MANAHTDTGSGTGTASTGAAATRTGAAGTGTAGAEGAAEIGVIGGSGFYSFLEDVTEVSVDTPYGKPSDSVFLGELGGRKVAFLPRHGRGHHLPPHRINYRANLWALRSVGVRQVLGPCAVGGLRPEFGPGTLLVPDQLVDRTRTRVQTFYDGEPRLDGTVPNVVHLGFADPYCPEGRKAALAAARGREWEPVDGGTLVVVEGPRFSTRAESRWHAAMGWSVVGMTGHPEAVLARELGLCYTTMTLVTDLDAGAEAGEGVSHEEVLQVFAANVDRLRSVLFDAVAGLPKTESRDCACARALDGIDTGIALP